From a single Metopolophium dirhodum isolate CAU chromosome 6, ASM1992520v1, whole genome shotgun sequence genomic region:
- the LOC132947190 gene encoding uncharacterized protein LOC132947190 translates to MDSSDDQGIEGVAELPLVSPIRKNQRGKIVGSRERLLIVNMYKANIQKDPNMSLRQMRTIISKEMGIGESTVHRTIKEYNTSNTVKSPKRTKVRAQMTDTFDDFARNAVRRHVHSIWFRREIPTLDKIYKVVSDDNHLPTVSRSTIFKLLKELKFHYVKKGRNSALTEKTELILWRRRYLRSIRSFREEGRHIYYLDETWVDAGDCPNYEWRDTTITSHRDAFLKGMSTGSVNPSGKGKRLIVLHIGSEDGFVDNGLLCFEFKKNTRDYHDEMNGQTFCEWMENILPRLKDNCVIVMDNASYHSVKLDKAPTSSTKKADIIQWLEDKGEVVDRTMIVRELLDVVKKIKPLNDKYVIDEIAKAQNKTILRLPPYHCELNPIELAWSSVKHHVRMNNTTFKLPDVKNLLIEGIQRVDADMWKNIIKHTTTEENKFWEIDNIIDEVFEAETQNVTLTVGNTSSESESDSD, encoded by the exons ATGGACAGTAGTGATGATCAGGGAATTGAAGGCGTAGCAGAATTACCATTAGTATCACCAATAAGAAAGAATCAACGCGgaaaa attgTCGGTTCACGTGAGAGGTTACTCATTGTCAATATGTACAAGGCAAACATTCAGAAAGATCCGAATATGTCATTGAGGCAAATGAGGACGATTATTTCAAAAGAAATGGGCATTGGTGAATCAACAGTACACAGAACCATCAAGGAATACAATACAAGTAATACGGTGAAATCTCCTAAACGAACCAAAGTAAGAGCACAAATGACAGATACATTCGACGATTTCGCACGGAATGCAGTACGTAGGCACGTACACAGCATTTGGTTTCGACGCGAAATCCCTActttagataaaatatacaaagttgTGTCCGATGATAATCATTTGCCAACAGTATCGCGTAGTACAATATTTAAGTTGTTGaaagaattaaaatttcattacgTTAAGAAAGGTCGTAATAGTGCTCTAACTGAAAAAACCGAATTGATACTCTGGCGAAGACGCTATTTAAGATCGATACGTAGTTTTCGTGAGGAGGGTCGTCATATATACTACTTAGACGAAACCTGGGTGGATGCTGGTGACTGCCCAAACTACGAATGGCGTGATACAACAATCACATCTCACCGTGACGCATTTCTAAAGGGAATGTCGACCGGTTCCGTAAATCCGTCTGGAAAAGGCAAGCGTCTTATTGTACTACATATAGGGTCCGAAGACGGTTTTGTTGACAATGGATTATTGTGTTTTGAATTCAAGAAGAACACCCGCGATTACCACGACGAGATGAACGGACAAACATTTTGCGAGTGGATGGAAAATATTCTACCTCGGTTAAAAGACAACTGTGTTATTGTTATGGACAATGCGTCGTATCACTCGGTTAAATTGGACAAAGCACCAACATCGTCTACAAAGAAGGCCGATATTATACAGTGGTTAGAGGATAAAGGGGAAGTGGTGGACAGAACTATGATAGTACGAGAGCTTTTAGAcgtcgtaaaaaaaattaagccacTAAATGACAAATATGTTATTGACGAAATCGCCAAAGcacaaaataaaactattttacgaTTGCCACCATACCATTGTGAACTGAATCCGATTGAGCTAGCATGGTCATCGGTTAAGCATCATGTCAGGATGAACAACACAACGTTCAAACTACCTGATGTAAAAAATCTTTTGATAGAGGGCATACAAAGGGTTGATGCTGATATGTGGAAGAACATTATCAAACACACAACAAcggaagaaaataaattttggGAAATTGATAACATTATTGACGAGGTGTTTGAAGCGGAGACACAAAATGTTACATTAACTGTTGGAAATACATCTTCTGAATCAGAGTCTGACTCTGATTGa